One genomic region from Pseudoduganella lutea encodes:
- a CDS encoding heme-degrading domain-containing protein: MQDDYATLLQELALEESQLQFTAFSNADALRLGTALVERARAQGKAITVDIARNGHQLFHHAMDGTSPDNAHWVRRKNNVVQRYGRSSWHVGTQYRSKGKTFEADSGTDAADYAAHGGAFPLLLRGTGMIGTITVSGLPQKEDHELLTAVLREYLDAPR; the protein is encoded by the coding sequence ATGCAGGATGATTACGCCACGCTGTTGCAGGAACTCGCCCTCGAGGAATCCCAGTTGCAGTTCACGGCGTTCTCCAACGCCGACGCGCTGCGGCTCGGCACCGCGCTCGTCGAGCGCGCACGCGCGCAGGGCAAGGCCATCACGGTCGACATCGCGCGCAACGGGCACCAGCTGTTCCATCACGCGATGGACGGCACCTCGCCGGACAACGCGCACTGGGTGCGCCGCAAGAACAACGTGGTCCAGCGCTACGGCCGCAGTTCGTGGCACGTGGGCACGCAGTACCGCAGCAAGGGCAAGACCTTCGAGGCCGACAGCGGCACCGATGCCGCGGACTACGCGGCGCACGGCGGCGCCTTTCCCCTGCTCCTGCGCGGCACGGGCATGATCGGCACGATCACCGTCTCGGGCCTGCCGCAGAAGGAAGACCACGAACTGTTGACCGCCGTGCTGCGCGAGTACCTGGACGCGCCGCGATGA
- a CDS encoding oxidoreductase, protein MQRYATGLIGFGLGGAIFHAPMIAAVPGLRLARIASRSAQADALQPYPGVQRDDTPQAMLDDPDIALVVVCTPNASHYTLARAALEAGKHVVVDKPFVLSSTEGDELVALARAKGLKLGVYQNRRWDGDFLTLRRSIESGELGEVHTYRAHFDRYAPQVKVRWKEQAQPGAGVLWDLGSHLIDQALQLFGMPQSVTAHLSIQRDGAQVEDAFELVLDHGATKSVLHAGALVRAPGPRYQVHGTQGSFVKYGIDPQEDALKAGMRPGDAGWGRDAPDAWATVTAVDGSQRTVETVAGAYESFYQGMYEAIAEGKEVPVKPQEAVDVIRVIELALRSHHERRTIDAV, encoded by the coding sequence ATGCAGCGTTATGCGACAGGATTGATCGGCTTTGGCCTGGGCGGGGCCATTTTCCACGCACCGATGATTGCCGCGGTGCCGGGCCTCCGCCTGGCCCGCATCGCCAGTCGCAGCGCGCAAGCGGACGCGTTGCAGCCCTATCCCGGCGTGCAGCGCGACGACACGCCGCAAGCCATGCTGGACGACCCGGACATTGCCCTGGTCGTGGTGTGCACGCCGAACGCCAGCCATTACACGCTGGCCAGGGCCGCGCTGGAAGCCGGCAAGCACGTGGTCGTGGACAAGCCGTTCGTGCTGTCGTCCACCGAGGGCGACGAGCTGGTCGCCCTCGCCAGGGCCAAAGGCCTGAAGCTCGGCGTCTACCAGAACCGCCGCTGGGATGGCGATTTCCTGACGCTGCGCCGGTCGATCGAATCCGGCGAACTGGGCGAAGTCCACACGTATCGCGCGCATTTCGACCGCTATGCGCCGCAGGTAAAGGTGCGCTGGAAGGAACAGGCGCAGCCCGGTGCCGGCGTGCTGTGGGACCTGGGTTCGCACCTGATCGACCAGGCGCTGCAGCTGTTCGGCATGCCGCAATCCGTCACCGCGCACCTGTCGATCCAGCGCGACGGCGCCCAGGTCGAGGATGCGTTCGAGCTGGTGCTGGACCATGGCGCCACGAAATCCGTGCTGCACGCCGGCGCGCTGGTGCGCGCACCCGGCCCGCGCTACCAGGTGCACGGCACGCAGGGCAGCTTCGTCAAGTACGGCATCGATCCGCAGGAGGATGCCCTGAAGGCCGGCATGCGCCCCGGCGATGCCGGCTGGGGCCGCGATGCGCCCGACGCCTGGGCCACCGTCACGGCGGTGGACGGATCGCAGCGCACCGTGGAAACCGTCGCGGGGGCCTATGAATCCTTCTATCAGGGCATGTACGAGGCCATCGCCGAAGGCAAGGAAGTGCCCGTGAAGCCGCAGGAGGCGGTGGACGTGATCCGGGTGATCGAGCTCGCGCTGCGCAGCCACCATGAACGCCGCACCATCGATGCCGTCTGA
- a CDS encoding pectate lyase family protein produces the protein METRFTGFPRARRPAGTVFGMLAAALLMQGCGGEAGMDPATGPTAAAKAAGAEPRTLSQQAAAAPRGLAAAATGWASQGAGTTGGAGAPDSNVYVVRNWAELNAALANANSPTYAANPAAAKLEPKIIRIAGTIYGTDLGNGQLADEAYYKSTNTTAAKWDFKLYLQSLDTAFMADLASRVAQGDPEAIALRARISALSSARTTLRRLQKTQIQSIVPSNTTIVGVGRDARLVDGYFSINATSNIIIRNLELQAPADLTPSWDGKGSWDSSFKAISVVTGRQLWIDHCTLTDREQAEEIVTINGVTSRVNRFDGLIDIEDSSDYVTISYNVFKDHDKTNMVGGSGDQNGVKEREFNRLTFHNNVWHNITQRAPRARFGRIHVYNNYYRGDTGAGDYRLAYFIGMGAESKILSESNAFEITGPNTGSYASKVVANLNGYQFKDVGSWINGVAASAEIDAAARAALESNWANVLAAASKSGFTVGPYTNELGWTPTYSYRPGASFHAVKAHNLAMAGAGRMAIDGANPDVTSSFSQ, from the coding sequence ATGGAGACACGATTTACAGGATTCCCGCGCGCGAGACGACCAGCCGGCACAGTGTTCGGCATGCTGGCCGCGGCACTGCTCATGCAGGGATGCGGCGGCGAGGCAGGCATGGACCCGGCGACCGGGCCGACAGCTGCCGCGAAGGCGGCGGGCGCCGAGCCGCGCACCCTGTCACAGCAAGCCGCGGCAGCGCCACGGGGGCTTGCCGCGGCAGCCACCGGCTGGGCGTCGCAGGGCGCGGGCACCACGGGCGGCGCCGGCGCCCCGGACAGCAATGTCTACGTGGTGCGCAACTGGGCCGAGCTCAATGCCGCGCTGGCCAATGCCAACAGCCCGACCTACGCCGCCAATCCCGCCGCGGCCAAGCTGGAACCGAAGATCATCCGCATCGCCGGCACCATCTACGGCACCGACCTGGGCAACGGCCAGCTGGCCGACGAGGCGTACTACAAGTCGACCAACACGACGGCCGCGAAGTGGGACTTCAAGCTGTACCTGCAAAGCCTGGACACGGCCTTCATGGCCGACCTGGCGAGCCGCGTGGCGCAGGGCGATCCGGAGGCGATTGCCCTGCGCGCGCGCATCTCGGCGCTGAGCTCCGCGCGCACCACGCTGCGCCGGCTGCAAAAGACGCAGATCCAGTCCATCGTGCCCTCCAATACGACGATCGTCGGCGTGGGGCGCGACGCCCGGCTGGTCGACGGCTATTTCTCGATCAACGCCACCAGCAACATCATCATCCGCAACCTGGAACTGCAGGCGCCGGCGGATCTCACGCCGAGCTGGGATGGCAAGGGCAGCTGGGATTCCAGCTTCAAGGCGATCTCGGTGGTGACGGGCAGGCAGCTGTGGATCGACCATTGCACGCTGACCGACCGTGAACAGGCCGAGGAAATCGTGACGATCAATGGCGTCACGTCGCGCGTCAACCGCTTCGACGGGCTGATCGACATCGAGGACAGCAGCGACTACGTCACCATCTCGTACAACGTGTTCAAGGACCACGACAAGACGAACATGGTGGGCGGTTCGGGCGACCAGAACGGCGTGAAGGAACGCGAGTTCAACCGCCTGACCTTCCACAACAACGTGTGGCACAACATCACGCAGCGCGCGCCGCGCGCCCGCTTCGGCCGCATCCACGTCTACAACAACTACTACCGCGGCGACACGGGCGCGGGCGATTATCGCCTGGCCTACTTCATCGGCATGGGCGCGGAATCGAAGATCCTGTCCGAGTCGAACGCGTTCGAGATCACCGGCCCGAACACGGGTTCCTACGCATCGAAGGTGGTGGCGAACCTGAATGGCTACCAGTTCAAGGACGTGGGTTCGTGGATCAACGGCGTGGCGGCTTCCGCCGAGATCGATGCCGCGGCGCGGGCGGCACTGGAATCGAACTGGGCCAACGTGCTTGCCGCCGCCTCGAAAAGCGGCTTCACGGTCGGGCCTTATACCAATGAGCTGGGCTGGACGCCCACCTACAGCTACCGCCCGGGCGCATCGTTCCACGCGGTCAAGGCGCACAACCTGGCCATGGCCGGCGCGGGCAGGATGGCGATCGATGGCGCGAACCCCGACGTGACGTCCAGTTTCTCGCAGTAG